AATTGTGGCGGGTTCTGCTCTAGCGGCAGTGATTACCTGTTATATTGCTATTTCATATGAACAACTGATTTATTCTAATAAAAGTGCCTTCGGTCAGAAGGCACTTTTTGTTATGAGCGGGATGATTTTTGGCTTTGCCATTTGGCTGATGCATTTTGTGGGCATGCTGGCCTGTCATTTGCCAGAAGGTTATAGCTTCTCATCTGGATTGACCTTCTTTTCTTATATTATTGCCATGATGGCATCAACCTTTGCCGTTTGGCTCATCACAAGAGATACTCTACCCCTTGCACGCTTGGTGCTTGGTTCTTTCCTGATGGGAATGGGGATCTCAGGCATGCACTATATCGGCATGATGGGGTTAATCGTACCGAACTATGTACTTCACTACAATTTGCTTTTGGTCATTTTTTCAGTCTTGATTGCCATTTGTGGTTCAGGTTTGGCTTTTTGGCTGATGTTTAAATACAAACAGACGCTGACCAATAAGTTTCTCTATAAGCTCTCTACAGCGACCATGATTGCTCTTAGTATTGTCGGTATGCACTATACCGGTATGGCAGCGGCTTCATTTCACTTTGTTCCTGAAACACTTAAATCACTCAACAATATTCCAGGCGAACAAGGCTTAATGCTGTTTGTAGTGATTTTTTTGACCTGTCTGGTACTGATAGCAACCTTTGCTGTGGCCGTGTTAGAGCTTCGATTGGAACAAAGAAATCAAGAATTATTAAGCATGAACAAGGAGTTGAAAGGTCTAGCGCTACAAGATAATTTAACCAAACTTCCAAATCGTTTATTTTTAATCGAATATACAAATTCGTTATTCGCATTACAAAAATATTCGCGTAGCAAAATTGCCTTTATTTATATCGATATAGATCGCTTCAAAGCAGTCAATGATGCGTTTGGACATCATATTGGGGATGAGCTTTTGGTTAAACTGGCGCATCGTTTACATGCACTGCTTGAATCCAATCAAAAACTGATTCGCATTGGTGGAGATGAGTTTTTATTGGTCATAGAGGAGTTTTCTGCAGATCGTATCGACAAAGTGGCAGATGCTGTTTTACAAAGAATTCAGGAAAGTTTTACGGTATCGAGTAAAGAAATCAATATTTCGGCCAG
This genomic window from Acinetobacter sp. TGL-Y2 contains:
- a CDS encoding EAL domain-containing protein, which codes for MIHMSYDYAIVAGSALAAVITCYIAISYEQLIYSNKSAFGQKALFVMSGMIFGFAIWLMHFVGMLACHLPEGYSFSSGLTFFSYIIAMMASTFAVWLITRDTLPLARLVLGSFLMGMGISGMHYIGMMGLIVPNYVLHYNLLLVIFSVLIAICGSGLAFWLMFKYKQTLTNKFLYKLSTATMIALSIVGMHYTGMAAASFHFVPETLKSLNNIPGEQGLMLFVVIFLTCLVLIATFAVAVLELRLEQRNQELLSMNKELKGLALQDNLTKLPNRLFLIEYTNSLFALQKYSRSKIAFIYIDIDRFKAVNDAFGHHIGDELLVKLAHRLHALLESNQKLIRIGGDEFLLVIEEFSADRIDKVADAVLQRIQESFTVSSKEINISASLGVVYYPDHGNNLHDLLINADAAMLMSKQQGRNTYSVFNYSLDQQEVARSQSKLINDLYKAVEEQQFVLFYQPKFTSDFKICGVEALIRWKHPSLGLLAPNMFIEGAEQTGLIIKMGYWALEQACMQIQTWTADQRPFCPIAVNLSAVQFEHKPLIETLRRLIEKYQIDPGHLIIEITESTAMHHIDVSIRTFEKLRNLGINLAIDDFGTGHSSFLYLKDLPVDELKIDREFIRNLSDGSKEEIILESIIQLANRLGLIVTAEGVETQQQANILKRLGCQQFQGYLLAMPLPVDRLESTF